In Trichocoleus sp. FACHB-46, the genomic stretch CCGACACAGAGAGAAATCGCTAGGTTACGGCATGAATACGAGCTTTCAAAAGATCTCAACATCAAAGGGGTTGTCAAGCCTTATGCGCTAGAAGCTTTTGGTGCAGGGGAGGCAATGATTCTTGAAGATTTTGATGGTGAATCTTTAAGAATGTTCTTGTCTTCTAGGACGCTTACTATTAAAGATTTTTTGGCGATCGCCATTCAACTCGCAGAGACCCTGGGAGAACTCCATCAAAAAAATATTATCCACAAAGATATTAAGCCGCAAAATATTATTATTAATGCCGCAACTGGACAAGTTAAGATTACCGATTTCTCCATTGCTTCTCGTCTGTCTAGAGAAAATCAAGTTATTAGCAACCTCAATTTATTAGAAGGGACGCTGGCTTACATGTCGCCAGAACAGACCGGACGCATGAACCGCTCCCTGGACTACCGCACAGACTTTTACTCACTAGGGGTGACATTCTACGAGATGCTCACAGGGCAGCTCCCCTATACAGTCACCGACGCAATGGAGTTAGTCCACTGTCATATTGCGAAAAATGCTCTCCCTCCACATACACTGAACGCCCAGATTCCCCATGTTCTATCAGCGATCGTCATGAAGCTGTTAGCAAAAACGGCTGAAGATCGCTATCAAAGTGCTTACGGTATTAAAGTAGACCTGGAGACTTGTCTGAAACAGTTAGAGACTACGGGTGTAGTTGAAGACTTTACCCTTGGTCTACGTGACATCTCTGCTAAATTTCAAATTCCACAGAAGCTCTATGGTCGTGAGCAGGAAGTTGCAGTCTTACTGGCTGCCTTCGATCGCGTAGCAGACGTAGGGAATAGCCAAGAACTTTACCCGACTCTCGATTCTCAACACCCCGCTCCGTCTCGTAGCGAACTCATGCTGGTAGCGGGCTACTCTGGCATTGGCAAATCGGCTTTAGTCAATGAAATCCATAAGCCAGTTGTACGTCAGCGTGGTTACTTTATTGCTGGAAAATTTGACCAGTTTAAGCGCAACATTCCCTATGCATCTCTCATTCAAGCGTTTCAAGAATTAATTCGACAAATCCTGACTGAAAGTGAGGCTCAAATTCAGGTTTGGAAAGAGAAACTAATCACGGCTCTCAACCCAAATGGTCAAGTTATTATTGATGTCATTCCTGAAGTTGAGCTGATTATTGGATCGCAACCAGCGGTGCCTCAGTTAGGATCATCTGAATCTCAAAACCGCTTCAATTTAGTGTTTCAACAGTTTCTGAGTCTTTTCGCTCAGAAAGAACATCCTCTAGTTCTCTTTCTAGATGATTTGCAATGGGCAGATTCTGCTTCTTTAAAGCTCTTACAACTGTTAATGACGGCTTCTGACCAACAATGCTTGTTGTTGATTGGAGCCTATCGAGACAACGAGGTGAATCTAACCCATCCCTTAATGTTGGCGTTGGAAGACATTCAAAACGCTGGAACGGTTGTTAATACAATTACTTTAGCGCCGCTAGCTGTTGATGATGTGAATCAATTAGTAGCTGATACGTTGCACAGTGATACAGCTAAATCTAGACCATTAGCTGAGCTTTTGCTGCAAAAAACAGGAGGAAACCCCTTCTTCTTGACTCAGATGCTTTCCTCATTGCATCAAGAAAAGCTGTTGTCTTACAACGTAGAATCTGGGCAGTGGCAGTGGACGCTTGAGCAAATTCAGCAGGTAGGCATCACAGACAACGTTGTGGAGCTGATGGTAGGCAAATTACAAAAACTACCTGACGTGACCCAAAACGCCCTGAAGTTAGCGGCTTGTATTGGTAGCACATTTAATCTTAATTTATTAGCGATCGTTAACGAAAAGCCTTTATCCACAACAGCAGGTGAGTTATGGGAAGCATTACAGTGCGGACTGGTCTTACCGCTCAGCGATACCTACAAATTGGCGCTGGTTGATTCGTCGGGAACTGATTCTTCGGCTGCGGGAGAGACACTAGAGGTTAGTTACCGCTTTCTTCACGATCGGGTGCAGCAAGCTGCCTATTTTCTGATTCCTGAAGAGGGTAAAAAAGAAACTCACTTAAAGGTGGGACGCTTGTTGCTGAAATATACGAAACCAGCAGAGCGAGACGAAAAGATTTTTGACTTGGTCAACCAGCTAAACATTGGCATTGACTTGATTACTGCTCAAATAGAAAGAACTGAATTAGCAGCATTAAATTTACTAGCTGGACGCAAAGCAAAAGCAGCAACGGCATATGAACCTGCGCTGAAGTACTTAACCACAGGTTTGGATCTGCTTGCAGAAGATAGCTGGCAAAGTCAATATGAGCTAGCCTCTGCTTTACACATCGAAACCGTTGAAGTTGAGTACTTGAATACCCACTTTGAGCGAGCCGAGCAGCTCACTGAAGTTGTTCTAGAACATACTCAAGATCTCTTGCAAAAAGTCAAGGTTTACCAGACCAAGATTTATTTCAACATTGCTCGCAATCAAATGTTGGATGCGATCGCGACTTCGTTGCAAGTGTTAGACCTGTTGGGTGAAAGCCTGACTCAAGAAGCACCACAGGAAGTCGTAGTTGAAGATTTAATCCATCTGCCAGAGATGAGCGATCCGTACAAGCTGGCAGCAATGGAAATTCTGATTACGCTCCTGACTCCCTGCCTGAATGCCAAACCAGAACTACTTCCTGCTATGTCATTCACGCTGGCTAGTCTAGCGATGCGACACGGTAATTCTTCCTTTGCAGCGATGGGGTATGCCTTGTATGGCTTAATCCTCTGTGGTGGCTTAAATCGCATTGAGGAAGGATATCGCTTTGGCCAATTGGGTTTGAAATTGCAAGAACAGTTTCATGCTAAAGAGCTAGAGGCAAAAGTAATCAATATCTTTAATGTCTTTATCAGACATTGGAAAGAGCCTGCTAAGACGACGATTAGCCCTTTACTTGCTGGCATTCAGGCAGGGTTAAATACAGGCGATGTAGAATATGCCTGCTATAACTCCACATCCTACTGTAACTATCTATTTTTTGTTGGAGAACCGTTAAGCGAAGTTAATCAAAAGCAAGCGAAGTATGTCGAGTTGCTGCTGAGTCTCAAGCAAGAGTATCAAATCTACTTTACTCAAATTGTCAGGCAGCTGGTCTTAAACCTGCTCGATGACGTGAGCGATCGCACTTGTCTAGTTGGTGAGAGCTTTGACGAGCTAAAAATGGTACCGATTTTTGTCGAAACAAAGATGGGCACACTGCTTTTCCTCACCTATCTTGCAAAAACGATTTTGCTCTATATTCTCAAAGATTATGGTCAGGCACTCACCTACGCTCAGAGTGCAGAACCTTACCACGGCAATATGGTGGGTTTTATGCAGTTTGTTGAATATAACTTCTACTATTCCTTATCGCTACTGGCAGTTTACGAGAATGCAAGCCAAGAGGAGAAAGCGCAGTATCTCGAAAAGGTGAATCACAATCAGAGCCAACTTAAACAATGGGCAATTCATGCTCCGGCAAACTACCAACATAAATACGATTTGGTAGAGGC encodes the following:
- a CDS encoding ATP-binding sensor histidine kinase, whose product is MNSNYSVTSKLYENVNTVIYRGQDKESGRSVVIKTVRSSDPTQREIARLRHEYELSKDLNIKGVVKPYALEAFGAGEAMILEDFDGESLRMFLSSRTLTIKDFLAIAIQLAETLGELHQKNIIHKDIKPQNIIINAATGQVKITDFSIASRLSRENQVISNLNLLEGTLAYMSPEQTGRMNRSLDYRTDFYSLGVTFYEMLTGQLPYTVTDAMELVHCHIAKNALPPHTLNAQIPHVLSAIVMKLLAKTAEDRYQSAYGIKVDLETCLKQLETTGVVEDFTLGLRDISAKFQIPQKLYGREQEVAVLLAAFDRVADVGNSQELYPTLDSQHPAPSRSELMLVAGYSGIGKSALVNEIHKPVVRQRGYFIAGKFDQFKRNIPYASLIQAFQELIRQILTESEAQIQVWKEKLITALNPNGQVIIDVIPEVELIIGSQPAVPQLGSSESQNRFNLVFQQFLSLFAQKEHPLVLFLDDLQWADSASLKLLQLLMTASDQQCLLLIGAYRDNEVNLTHPLMLALEDIQNAGTVVNTITLAPLAVDDVNQLVADTLHSDTAKSRPLAELLLQKTGGNPFFLTQMLSSLHQEKLLSYNVESGQWQWTLEQIQQVGITDNVVELMVGKLQKLPDVTQNALKLAACIGSTFNLNLLAIVNEKPLSTTAGELWEALQCGLVLPLSDTYKLALVDSSGTDSSAAGETLEVSYRFLHDRVQQAAYFLIPEEGKKETHLKVGRLLLKYTKPAERDEKIFDLVNQLNIGIDLITAQIERTELAALNLLAGRKAKAATAYEPALKYLTTGLDLLAEDSWQSQYELASALHIETVEVEYLNTHFERAEQLTEVVLEHTQDLLQKVKVYQTKIYFNIARNQMLDAIATSLQVLDLLGESLTQEAPQEVVVEDLIHLPEMSDPYKLAAMEILITLLTPCLNAKPELLPAMSFTLASLAMRHGNSSFAAMGYALYGLILCGGLNRIEEGYRFGQLGLKLQEQFHAKELEAKVINIFNVFIRHWKEPAKTTISPLLAGIQAGLNTGDVEYACYNSTSYCNYLFFVGEPLSEVNQKQAKYVELLLSLKQEYQIYFTQIVRQLVLNLLDDVSDRTCLVGESFDELKMVPIFVETKMGTLLFLTYLAKTILLYILKDYGQALTYAQSAEPYHGNMVGFMQFVEYNFYYSLSLLAVYENASQEEKAQYLEKVNHNQSQLKQWAIHAPANYQHKYDLVEAEKARVLGQVLEAMAYYDHAIKGAREQGYVYEEAIANEAAATFYHSQGREEIAHLYLMKAHCSYARWGAIAKVNELEAAHPKLSSQSTLESSTRGLTHSRTASTVITGGVSALDLTTIVKASQAIAGEIVLSKLLDKLLTIVMENAGAQTSCLILERAGQLMVEATGSVDQDEITVWQPQLVSTSQQLPVSVINYVARTQETLVLNDATQEEKFARDPYIVKTRSKSILCTPIINKGKLIGLLYLENNLTTGAFTPERLEILKLLSSQAAISLENALLYSNLEVVTQDLQQANVQLADHSRTLEQKVEQRTLELQEKNGQLESTLNELKQTQIQLIQTEKMSSLGQLVAGVAHEINNPVNFIHGNLTHASCYTNDLLELIQRYRQHYPHTPPELQNLAEEMDLEFLIQDLPKILNSMRIGADRIRQIVLSLRNFSRLDESDMKSVNIHEGIESTLLLLQHRLQRKGSFGIEVVKEYGDLPFVECYVGQLNQVFMNIFSNAIDALEGCDQRQQACELLQRSDRSESVLGIIRICTETLSNDWVRIRVIDNGIGMSEDVRSKLFDPFFTTKPVGAGTGMGLSISYQIVANKHNGHFRCESAPGQGAAFIVEIPVRQKSIGD